One part of the Ochotona princeps isolate mOchPri1 chromosome 3, mOchPri1.hap1, whole genome shotgun sequence genome encodes these proteins:
- the LOC101530979 gene encoding histone H1.8-like — protein sequence MEPNAVPSGDSSAPLASAAGSFKLPDPTEPANKQLQDSPPDRRFPAALVRRPRGSLTQSRKPTMLRMVLEALQASERRRGTSVMAIKLYILRKYPTVHSLRFKYLLKQALATGMSRGLLTRPLHSKAKGATGSFKLVSEHKRTQLSKARMARKGKAGKAGKAKEPVSKKPREARPFQVGQAHKKPGAVGKVPPKPGATKKVPKKGKEAKDREVKRGQARKAPRKSNKATQASAGPKNNGKPKVKGHRKSQGIQPAPPGEAKAPRKTSAADSKSSKTTARKVKNSGVASLTKKKTAAKGPEAAAASGDKERPKAKASTSTKGQGSKAGYAHLAGEPKAPRSSRKPGLSVKASAPKASPSKKGKARSSGPS from the coding sequence ATGGAGCCCAACGCCGTCCCCAGCGGCGACTCCTCCGCCCCCTTGGCCTCGGCAGCAGGCTCGTTCAAGCTGCCGGACCCTACCGAGCCAGCCAACAAGCAACTCCAAGACTCTCCTCCAGACAGGAGGTTCCCAGCGGCCCTCGTTCGCAGGCCAAGGGGCAGCCTCACACAGAGCCGCAAACCCACGATGCTGCGCATGGTGCTAGAGGCGCTGCAGGCGAGCGAACGGCGCCGAGGCACGTCAGTGATGGCCATCAAGCTCTATATCCTGCGCAAGTATCCGACTGTGCACAGCCTGCGCTTCAAGTACCTGCTCAAGCAGGCCCTGGCCACCGGCATGAGTCGAGGCCTCCTCACCAGGCCCCTCCACTCCAAGGCCAAGGGTGCCACTGGCAGCTTCAAATTGGTGTCCGAGCACAAGAGAACACAACTCAGCAAGGCCAGGATGGCCAGGAAGGGGAAGGCCGGAAAAGCGGGGAAGGCCAAGGAGCCAGTCTCCAAGAAacctagagaggccagaccattCCAGGTGGGACAGGCACACAAGAAGCCAGGTGCTGTGGGGAAGGTGCCTCCTAAGCCAGGTGCAACCAAGAAGGTCCCCAAGAAAGGCAAAGAGGCCAAAGACAGGGAGGTCAAACGGGGCCAGGCCAGGAAGGCTCCCAGGAAGTCAAACAAGGCCACACAGGCCTCTGCTGGTCCTAAGAACAATGGGAAACCAAAGGTCAAAGGCCACAGGAAAAGCCAAGGAATCCAGCCTGCCCCTCCGGGAGAGGCCAAAGCTCCCAGGAAAACCAGTGCCGCCGACAGCAAGAGTTCTAAAACCACAGCCAGAAAGGTCAAAAACAGTGGTGTTGCTTCCCTGACTAAGAAGAAGACAGCAGCCAAGggccctgaagcagcagcagcctcaggagataaggagagacccaaagccaaagccagcactTCCACTAAGGGCCAAGGGTCCAAGGCTGGGTATGCACACCTGGCTGGGGAGCCAAAGGCTCCCAGGAGTTCAAGAAAGCCTGGGCTGTCTGTCAAGGCCTCAGCACCCAAGGCCTCACCGTCCAAgaagggaaaagccaggagctcggggCCCAGCTGA